A genome region from Tolypothrix sp. PCC 7712 includes the following:
- a CDS encoding thioredoxin family protein has translation MTILESIDTPVGSYAPDFELPGIDNQVHHLSRYLNKFRAVAVISMSNHCPYVSLYLGRLKKMQAEFANIGFTLIGMNGSATFGHPTESFENMKVFAQRHQLNFPYLWDPTQDVTRSFGANKTPMAFLIDNTGIVCYKGLIDDHPESPLDVGQDYLKKAIASLLKGHKIYPPETEAVGTSIMWRN, from the coding sequence ATGACTATACTTGAATCAATTGATACTCCTGTTGGAAGTTATGCACCGGACTTTGAGTTGCCAGGGATTGACAATCAGGTACACCATCTGAGCCGTTATCTCAACAAGTTCCGTGCAGTTGCTGTAATTTCAATGTCTAACCATTGCCCTTATGTAAGCTTATATTTAGGTAGACTAAAAAAGATGCAGGCAGAATTTGCCAACATCGGTTTTACACTGATAGGTATGAACGGTAGTGCAACTTTTGGGCATCCAACAGAAAGTTTTGAAAATATGAAAGTTTTTGCCCAGCGTCACCAATTAAACTTTCCTTATCTGTGGGACCCTACCCAAGATGTGACTCGCAGCTTTGGTGCCAATAAAACACCGATGGCTTTTTTAATAGATAATACAGGTATTGTTTGCTACAAGGGGCTAATTGACGATCACCCCGAAAGCCCCCTAGATGTCGGACAAGATTATTTAAAAAAAGCGATCGCATCGCTACTGAAAGGCCATAAAATATATCCACCAGAAACTGAGGCAGTAGGTACTTCAATAATGTGGCGTAACTAG